From one Bradyrhizobium sp. Ash2021 genomic stretch:
- a CDS encoding peroxiredoxin-like family protein: protein MLLPRRPVPELRVPTLAHGDFDLAADAPKLFTLISFYRGLHCPVCLKYLRDLESLIPEYERRGTKVIAVSSDVPERAQEMVSKVGASLRFGYSLPLTVARKWGLYISSSRGKTSINIEEPPLFSEPGVFLVRPDGTLYYGAVQTMPFARPLFSELLQAIDFAIAKDYPARGEYDGPL, encoded by the coding sequence ATGCTGCTGCCTCGTCGACCGGTTCCCGAACTGCGCGTGCCGACCCTTGCTCATGGCGACTTTGATCTTGCTGCCGACGCACCGAAGCTATTTACGTTGATATCATTTTATCGCGGGCTCCATTGCCCGGTCTGTCTCAAGTATCTGCGCGACCTAGAATCGCTGATCCCTGAATATGAGCGACGCGGCACCAAGGTTATCGCCGTCAGCTCTGACGTTCCCGAGCGCGCTCAGGAAATGGTGAGCAAGGTCGGCGCCAGCTTGCGATTCGGATATTCGCTGCCGCTCACGGTTGCTCGCAAATGGGGACTCTATATTTCGTCGTCGCGTGGAAAGACATCGATTAATATCGAAGAGCCGCCGCTATTTTCGGAGCCAGGCGTATTCCTCGTCCGCCCGGACGGTACTTTGTATTACGGAGCAGTTCAAACAATGCCATTCGCACGTCCGCTGTTCTCGGAATTGCTTCAGGCGATCGACTTCGCCATCGCCAAAGATTATCCGGCGCGTGGCGAGTATGACGGCCCTCTCTGA
- a CDS encoding NADP-dependent oxidoreductase: MKAIVVTDQAAGTAGMRLVERPEPQAAINDVVVQVHASGFTSGELTWPSTWTDRLDRDRTPSIPGQELAGVVTALGYGKTGLSVGQRVFGLSDSYRGGTLAEYVAVEARNLAPLPGDVDFTVGASVAMPGLTAWQGLFVHGRLQAGQSVLVHGAAGAVGSMVTQLARLAGAYVVGTGRAADRQKALDFGAQEFVNLENDALEDVGRVDLVFDVIGGDIAKRSACMIRPGGTLVTIAGPTETRPADGLAIDFVLVSDRAQLGEIVQRVRDGRLRTNIGDIATLDDAVAAFNPTKRISGKTIIRVRP, translated from the coding sequence GCGGGAACCGCCGGGATGAGGCTCGTGGAGCGGCCCGAGCCGCAGGCCGCAATCAACGACGTCGTCGTTCAGGTTCATGCGTCGGGATTCACCTCGGGTGAGCTGACGTGGCCCTCGACGTGGACCGATCGCCTCGACCGTGACCGAACACCGTCGATTCCCGGGCAGGAGCTGGCCGGAGTGGTCACCGCTCTCGGCTACGGCAAGACGGGGCTGTCGGTGGGACAGCGAGTGTTCGGCCTCTCGGACTCGTATCGCGGCGGCACCCTGGCGGAGTATGTGGCCGTCGAGGCACGCAACCTCGCGCCACTGCCGGGCGACGTCGACTTCACGGTGGGTGCGAGCGTGGCGATGCCGGGCCTGACTGCGTGGCAGGGACTGTTCGTGCACGGCCGCCTTCAGGCAGGGCAGAGCGTCCTCGTGCACGGCGCGGCCGGCGCAGTCGGGTCGATGGTGACGCAACTCGCACGATTGGCCGGCGCCTACGTCGTCGGCACCGGACGTGCCGCCGATCGTCAGAAGGCGCTCGACTTCGGCGCGCAGGAGTTCGTCAACCTTGAGAACGACGCGCTGGAAGACGTTGGCAGAGTCGACCTGGTGTTCGATGTTATCGGCGGCGACATCGCGAAGCGGTCCGCTTGCATGATCCGGCCCGGAGGAACACTGGTGACCATCGCCGGGCCGACCGAGACGCGGCCCGCCGACGGCTTGGCGATCGACTTTGTTCTCGTGTCCGATCGCGCCCAACTGGGTGAGATCGTCCAGCGAGTGCGGGACGGACGACTGCGGACGAACATCGGCGACATCGCGACCCTCGACGATGCCGTCGCCGCTTTCAATCCGACCAAGCGGATCAGCGGGAAGACGATCATCCGCGTTCGTCCGTGA